CTAACCCTCCTGGACCCAAGAACATCtggataccaaagaaagtttgaatttttcttatgatcacaggtcactatcaaaaggagtatcaaatggtatttggatagtggatgtTCGAGGCATATGATAGGAGACTCAAgctgctttataaagcttgttagactgaatggaggaaaattatcatttggaggaaacaacaaagaaaaaattgtagATGTGGAACCGTGAAGATTGTAGCCTAACTATCAGTAACGTTTCTTTGATGGAAGGATTGAACTACAATATGCTAAGCATAAGTCAGCTTTGCGATACTGGCTTCAGAATtaacttccaagaaggcatttgttctggaaCGAGTCAAAACTTCTCTCAGTCTTTCACTAGGCAAAGACATGGCAACATTTACCTTCTGGATGTAAACCCAAAAAGTTCTTAgtgtcttatttctattcaagatgaagtaaGTCTCTGGCATCGGAAGCTTAGTCATGTTAACTTGAAGCAAATTGCGAAGATTTCTTctaagaaacttgtttgagGACTTCCTAATATGGCTTACTAGAAGAATGAGTTGTGCACTCCCTGTGTTCTGGGAAAACAAGTCAAAAGTTCCTTTAAACCTGTGAATCAAGTCTCTACCAATCGAGCTTTGTAGCTTCTTCATATGGACCATTATGGTCCAACcataactcaaagtattggtgggaagaaatattgcttagtaatcgtggatgattactctcgcttcACTTGGGTCTACTTTCTGGCAAGTAGATCTGAAACCTTCTCATATTTCTCGaagtttgccaagaaggttcagaatgaaaaggggtatgctatttcaagcatacaaattgaccatggaggtgagtttgagaATCAGGACTTTGCTAAGTTTtatgatgaatctagttttcagcatgttttctcttctccatacactccaaaacaaaatggggtagtggaaaggaagaatagatccttACAAGAGATGGCCAGAACTCTCTTAATAGAGAGCAAAATATCCTCTCAATTTTAGGCAGAAGTAGTTTCAACTACTTGCTATATTATCAACAAAGTATTCTTGATGCCTATTCTAGAGAAtactccttatgaagtgtacaaaggaaagaagccaaatgtttcatactttcatttCTTTGgctgtaaatgttttatttagaagaatgcaaatgatcgatctAGAAAGTTCGAAACaaagtcagatgaaggaatcttccttggctattcaacttcaagcaaagcttacaaagTATTTAATAAGAAGACTCAATccgtggaagaatctatgaacgtcaagtttcaaAATTCTGTGGAGAATCTACCAAActagactcaacttgaagagtctgaacGTGTTCCAGATTTTACAAAGTCTATTTCCCTCGAAGAGGTTCAGACTTCTAGAGAACAGCACCAAgcataatgaaaatattcaacCAATGCAGAGGATCAACCAACTTTCAAACCAAGCAGCAACTGGAAgtacaagtcaagtcatcccaaagaactcatcattggcaacattgatgaaggagttCACACCAGatccaaaggaagagaagagtccAGTGCTCTAGCACTTGTTTCTAAGATATAACCAAAAGGAATAGACAAAGCATtgtctgatgaaagttggatagaagctatgcaggaagaactcagacaattcaacatcaacgATGTATGTGAGCTAATTCTAAAACCCAAAGGCAAATCCATTATTAGAAcgaaatgggtttttaggaagaAAACGAATGAGAATGGTAAAATggtcagaaacaaagcaagacttgtggcaaAAGAATATACATAGGAAGAAtagatagactatgacgagacctatgcaccaatagcaaggttagaagcaattagattattacttgcttttgcttgctataaaaatttcaggttattccagatagatgtcaaaagtgcattcctgaatggattcatacaagaagaagtctatgtggaacaactaccaaaatttgaagatccaagaaaatcaAACTTAGTCCGAAAAAGCCTTATATGGACTGAAAAAGCCTTATATGGACTCATAAtggttttgaaaagaaaattgcaccTTGTTTATCGAGTATGGTATGAGaggttgagtaagtttttaactCATGAtggttttgaaaagggaaagatTGATACAACCTTGTttataaagaaagaaggaaaagacttTTTTACTGGTACAAAATTATctagatgatattattttttgttctcctaacgaaagtctttgcaagaaattttcaagatctatgCAAAGTccaagctcctatttgtttagatgaATACTTGtatcgagatgagcatgatgggtgagttaattttctttctgggattgcaagttagacaatcaaagaaaggtatattcattcaccaaaaaaaatatgccaaagatctcatcaagaaatttagtttggagaattgcaagaGAACAGAGactccaatgtcaagttcttcgaaatTGGGCAAGGATGAAGAtgggaagaaaataaataagaagttATACATAAGTATGATCAATTCACTTCTCTACCTTACTgtttctagacctgatattttattcagtgtttgtatttgtgcaaGATTTCAGTCTGACCCaagagaatctcatctaagtgctgtaaaacacatcattaaatatgttgcaacCTGTCCAaagctaggtctgtggtatccaaaagaataagactttactcttcttggatatttagaCACTAATTTAGCAGGTTGTaaagtcgatagaaagagcacatctgGCACTTGTCAACTGTTGGGAAATATGttggtatcttggttctcaaggaagcaaagtactatGGCTCTTTCAACTGCAAAAGCATAGTATGTTGCTCTTAGGAATTGTtgctctcaaatcttatggataaaataacaactgagagactttgggattgaagaatCGTGTTCCGAGaccaaatgtgacaacaccagtgctattaatctcacaaagaacccaattcttcattcaagggcgaagcatatagagatttgacatcattttataagagatcatgtccagaatggggagattatgattcaattcattgattcgAAGAATCAACTAGCAAACATTTTCACGAAGTCcctggagaaaaatctatttgagtctatttgcaCCAAgctgaatattttatttatattttggagTAAAGTCTGAAGTTGGTCAAACTCAGAATTTCCAGAAGCTACTTCAATAAGAGAATATCTCGAATCTAGGTATTTTATCTTTGGAATGAAAATATATGATTAACCGAATCGTTGcttgcctattttttttttagaagttatctttttcaaatttttgaatttttggcagttttttatttttagtttatttctAAAAggcagttttctttttccttatgacGGTTCGATTGCCTCTTTTACTTGTgacctttcattttctttatataccCTCTTGTATTTTTTTCGGGCACTTCTCTTCAAACCCTAAAATACAGACTCTCTACTCTCTCGTTTCTACTCTCAAGTTTGTTCTGCAAGTTTCCATCTTTTTCACTCAAACTTGTTTGTGGAATTTCCCAAGCCTGAAAATATGTCTTACCAAAAGGAAATCCTCTCGGATTGCTAATTAAGGCTCAAGAAGCATGCCAGAAGGGCAAACTCATtttgatctcactgaggaagactCTCCACGCATCTCTCCACAGCATTCTCCATAGCACTTTACATAGAATCCTCAGCGTCAACCTTTGGAAGAGGAAGTCGTAGAAGATGCAGAACCTCTCTGAGCCTCGAGACCCCAGGTTCACTATAAGCTTTACACTTATTTAAAGTAGGGTGGTACTCCTATGACCTTTATCGATGAGTTTCTAAGAGAGAATGGATATAAGAACGAGACTTGTTCTTAAGAAGGATGGAACAGTTAGGTATAGCGTCGAAAGGATCAGCAGAcaatgcttttctttattttcctgcAGACCCTAGGTTCGGTTCTAATAATCCTGAGaacaaggatgatgatgagagattttattcgaatttttaaccaagaatgggtgttgctaCTGATGTTCCTGGAGAAAGAACAGAATTGTTTCGGTCTAAGGAACACAAAGAGGTTTACTCACAGATGTTgaagagaggggtgatgaaccctcgaactgttgattttgatttcctaGACTCAATCAAGGTTAACTTGAGAGAGAAGTTAGCCTtccttcaacttgagaatttttgttCTAAGACAACTATTGCATATCCAGAGTTGACTGCATTTCTCTATTCGAATATGTCTTTTCTTGACCAAAATCGAATCCAGTTCACTATGAGTGATAAAGCctatgtggtggatgttgaCACACTAGCAAACATTATTGGGGTGGAAATGAGTGGTTTTCAACCAATAAATGTCTCTTTTGGTCAAGCAATGAGATATCTTGTCAAGGACAGAGCACTAGAAGGAGGCATCACTTATTCTAGACTGTCAGCCTCAAATGTTCTGTTGCACAAAGTTGTCATTAACTGCATCAGACCAAAGGCTGCATAAAAAACCGATGTTTCCATATTCAAAGCAAGGCTCATGTTTGCTATCTGCAATGGGATGAGATTTTCACTCCCTCATACTATCCTGATGCACATGTATAGGATAGTTATGAAGGATAAATGACAGTTACCTTATTCTACACTGGTTACAAAGTTGTTTAGACACTTTCAAATCGAGTTTCCCATCTCTCTTTGCTCTAGAACAGTTGCTCCTATGATTATAGGactgaaaatgatttcaaagatGAGGTTGCAGGATCTGAATAAGGCTATTGAGTGCTTGAAGAAGGAGTCCTCAAGCAAAACTAGGGAAGATTCTGCTGGAAGgaagaggaaaggcaaggaagttgTGAAAGAACCTGTAAAGAAGAGAAGATCTCTCATCctacaagatgaagaagatgatgatgatcttaCAATTTCTGCCATTGCCTTAAAGAATCTTCGAGGTTTTGTTGGTTCTAAGAAACCAATTGAAAGAGGTAGAGAAGAAACAgagccagaagaagaagaagaactagaaaaagaagaagtagcaagagaagaagaatcaagagaagaagaaggaagagatgaagaagaaaagggtcaTGAGGATAACTCTTATGAGGCAACAATTGACATATCTTTATTTGAAGATTTTGAAGCAACTCTGAGTGGTCAAATTGGAGTACATATAGAGGACGAACATCACTCTCATCTTGAAAACAAGAAGACTCAAGAAGAATGAATcccttctccacctgtaggcatagAAATAGGGGGAGCGGTTGAGAAAACAGGgatttcttctcatctttttgCAAGTGATGGTATCAGTCGATCTCCTACACACCCAGAAGATGTCTACGCTTCTTAATTTCCTGAAGTTGACATTAAAGAATCTACTCTGAGTCATGAGACTAGACAAGTTGATGTTCCATTGTTTCTGAACTCTCCATGAACTCAATTCGATGAAGCTAGTGCACAAACAAAACCAAATGCTGATTATCCAAGGATGATCGAGCTTCTTTTGGAGGTAAAGGCTCAGCAATATGCTATGGAGATTAAGATTCAGAAACTTCACATTGCGTTGAGATCCTCTTTTGACTTTCACACTGAAAAGGTATAGTCCTTAGATACTCAGGTATAGACTTTGAATAAGCAAGTATCTCAAACTGTTGCCAAGAATGATCAGACTCTTCAGATTCTCAAAAATGTTCAAACTCAAGTCGAGAATGTTCATCTACAGTGCCAGAAGGTTGAAGAGGCAATGCAGTCCACGAGGGATTTCCAACTAGTTCGAGTTCCTCGTCAACCTTGAATCCATTTATCTCTTTTCACTTTCTCCgctttttgttgttgacaaaaagggggagaatattgcagatttgattttttaacttatttttgaatttttaactttttgcagATTTAAGTTTGTTTTGAACACTTATTCTGCAACAATTCTTGCAGTAGTGATGTTTATGGATATGGATGTTTAAATCTTGATATGTGTTTAattttttcaagattaacaagttttctgtggttgcagaattgATGCTATCCAGATCCTTAACTAACTgttttttataagatatcatgtactgctaagagttgttttgcaggttatAAATCTTTAAATCTGCAGGGAAGTTTTGCCAACATCAAAAAAgggaagattgttggagaaaactcctttaatgttttgaagttgacaaaacttatccaaagtctattCTGAATAATTCTAGACTTTTGTGTCACAGTCTGAAGACTCCCAGActgtgtcaaagtctgcttactctgacaaattccagactgaacaaACGTGAAGGATGAAgactttttcaaataagggattatctttctttcttcaagggtTCGGTTCGTATGGATTATATATGGTCTTCTGGTTGGAAATATCATCTACGAGATTGgatatctttattggaatcaatttggatacaccaaattttttttggagggcaagtaattttggaaagaatctacttatggaaaccaagatcctgattgtatgggcgaacataaTTGACatgctttcatcacaatcttcaaatagctcaagatctccttgattgattttttccaacgggttgattggaagaattcatttggaaagtgccaacggtcgaaaaggcatgagtatttaaggaggactCTCCAGTTGTTTGATAGAGTgtgtgaaagagaaattccaaagtttgaaacttccCATTCCCTTGTTACTTCTTACACTGAGCTCaaaattgtactcaaaagagagaattaTAGTGTGACTTCATGAGAGaccagtagagactcttcactatGGAATTGAGATCGcaagattgtaaattctcttttgattcatagtggaatccagccaataggctgccagcgtgggagagtggacataggcttaatctaagccaaatcactataaattttgtgttcatattctcttccctgaagttctttattttattcatagTTCTAtataactgctaaagtctgaaccTACTCAAAGTCTATTATTCTTCAGACtcattttcaaaagtgaaatatTTTTACTATTCTTTACGAAAATTGTTttcacacatattcaccccctctaggtgtccATACTAGCACTTCATGAAGAACCACCGAAGATTGGTCAAATAGAATTTTCTCTTCATTAGAAATTGTGGAAAGAAGGGGCGTAGATTTAAGTTCTGTTTAAATAAGTAAGTTGAATAGATAGTATCTTGTCCTTCGCATTTTTTCctacttcctttctttctttcccttcaaaGTTCATCCACTACCCCAATACCACACATTTCCTCCATTGACGTCAAGTTGCAAACGGCCAAGAAGTCTTTGCAAGTTCGCAAAATAAGTCGTGATGTGACTACTCTTGAGTATGAGGCTTGTTCTCCTTCGCCGTTGATCGTGGGCTTGATAAGTCCAGTTACGTAAACCAGAGGGAAGGAAGACTGAGATATTTTGAGGGGAGACTAGATTAACCTCCACGCGAAAACCAACAAGAAAAGCTCCAGTTTCTTCTTCCCTAATTTCACGCTTCACCTTTCAATTCCCACGTTAAAGCCCAACTGTCCAAACGCAAATTCTGCAACCttgagaaaacaaaaatttaaaattttctcttaatCACTAGCCAGGCACGTAAGGCTTAGCCCAATCCACGTGGGAGTATTTCAAATGACCAAACCAGGCGGTGACCATTTATAGATGCGAGTGTTATCTCCTAAGTCAATCCGCCATGGGGAATTGGGATGTCTCAAGTTTTTTGAGAGGAATGGAAGACTTACTTAAGGAGGAGGGAACGTCACCAAGTTTATTGATTGGGCTGTTGACTTGATGAtcccaattttcttctttaagtACGTGTCGGTTGTACTCATGCTCGtgcaagaaacaaagaaaagcctATTCCAAATAACCTAAACAACCTGTCATGGCTAGATCTCAGAAACAACCCCTCATGTTGTTCCTCGCTTGTGCCCTCCTCATGCTCACGCAAGAAATGCCTTGTCTTGCTTCGTCTCGAAGCTCTTCTTTGGTGGCCCTTGCCGATGCTAGTAACCAAACGGTAAATGAGGAAGTGGAGGCCCTCCTAACATGGAAGGCTACGCTAGACAGCCAAGGTCGCTATGCACCGTCTTCCTGGAATGGTAGCAACCCTTGTTCGTGGCATGGAATCAATTGCAATCCTCTCGGCAGCATCACAAGCTTGAACCTTTCGAATTCTGCCATACATGGTACGCTTCGTCATCTCAATTTCTCCCGGTTACCCAACTTAGTCGCTCTAAAGCTTGCCAACAACTCGTTCTCTGGAAACATCCCTCCAAGCATGGCTAATCTTGCCAAGCTTGCTCATCTGGACTTGTCTCGAAATAACCTCTCGGGAAACATTCCAACTCAACTCGGGTCATTGCGATCTTTACAAATTCTCGAGTTTTCACGTAATAAGCTTTCTGGTCCTATCCCTCAAGAAATTGGAAACCTTACATCTCTCTTGACGCTCACTCTCTCCGAGAATTACTTCAGTGGCTCTATACCTGATTCTATAggaaagttgggaaatttgGCTATCTTACTCCTCGATGAGAATAATATCTCTGGCTCTATTCCTTCCAGTATAGGAAACTTAAGCAAGCTCACTCAGCTAAGTCTACGTGTGAATAATCTGGTGGGCTTTCTTCCCATTGGGATAAATAATCTCACATGCCTCGCACTCCTACGGTTATCTACTAACGACTTTGTTGGCCAATTGCCACAACAAATATGCGGTAGCCAAACCCTTGTAAATTTTACTGCTTTTAACAATCACTTCACAGGACCTATCCCCAGAACcttgaaaaattgttcaagtttATGTAGACTTAGGCTCCAAAACAACTTGCTCAAGGGAAACCTAACCGATGCTCTAGGTGTGTACCCTAAGTTGGATTATCTTGAGTTGAGCACCAATGAATTTTATGGTGTGCTCCCACCAACATTGGTTGAATGTAGAAATTTAAAGAGCTTGATAATCTCCAACAATAAAATCTCCGGAACCATACCCCTCAACTCGGAAATATGAATCAATTGCACAAGCTTGTCCTCTCTTCGAATGATATTGTTGGGGAAATTCCTAAAGACCTAGGAAAATTGAAGTTGCTGTTAGAGCTTTCATTGGGCTGCAACCATCTTGAAGGCCACATCCCTCAAGAACTTGGAGGGTTGCTTAGTCTACAGAAACTTGAAATTGCAAGAAACAACTTGAGTGGCTCAATTCGTACAGAACTTGGGGGGTGCTCCAAACTTCAGTTCTTGAATTTAAGCAGGAATAATCTTGAAAACAGCATTCCTGTGGAGATCGGCAATCTTCGGTCTCTTCGAATTCTTGATTTAAGTCAAAATTTGCTTACGGGAGTAATACCTGGACAACTTCAACAACTGTATAGATTGGAAATACTCAATTTCTCACACAATCAGCTTTCAGGTTTAATTGAGTCGACCTTTAGTGATATGGTAAGTTTGACATCCATCGATATATCATATAATGAGTTAGAGGGTCCTTTACCAAACGTTCTTGCCTTTCGTAATGCTACAATTGAAGATGTGAGAGGAAACAAAGGCTTGTGTGGAGTTATTGCTAGTCTCAACCCTTGTACAGCAACAACGTCCAAAggcaagaacaaaaacaaaaagttgctGCTAATTTTGATTCCTACTTTAGGTTGCCTACTTTTGTTGCTTCTTGTTGTGGGAATTTCAAATATAGTATGCCGAAGATCAAGGAAAATAGAGACTAGTTGGAACAATGGACACAATGGAAACTTGTGGGCAATATTAAGCTTCAATGGAAATGTAGTCTATAAGAGCATTATTGAAGCCACGGAGGAGTTTGATGCCAAATATTGCATCGGTGTGGGAGGACACGGGAGTGTTTACAAGGCCCATTTGCAAACAGGTGAGACTTTTGCAGTAAAGAAATTTAAGGAAGCAGCGGAAGTCAAAATCGCTAGTCAAAAAGCATTTGAAAGGGAGATTCATGCTCTGATTGAAGCTCGGCATCGGAATATTATCAAGCTCTATGGCTTTTGCTCGAGCTCTCAACATTCATTTTTGGTGTACGAGTTCTTGGAATCAGGCAACTTGAAGGATGTATTGAACGATGAAAAGAGGATAACAACATTTGACTGGAACAAGAGAGTGAATGTCATTAAAGGTGTAGCTTATGCTCTGTCTTACATGCACCATGAATGCTCTCCTCCTATAGTTCATCGAGACATGTCGAGCAAGAACATTTTAATGGATGAAGAATATGAAGCTCACGTCTCTGATTTTGGCACGGCTAAGGTTCTACATCCCTACTCATCCAATTGACTTCCTTTGGAGGCACTTTTGGATATGCAGCTCCAGGTAAGTTGGtttcttcaataaaaaacattcaATTAAATTGCCTTACTAAGattttggcccaaaaaagatcgaattaataagaaatagaaaaaaaaaatgttgttttccCTCTACAGAGCTCGCATACACAATGGAGGTGAAGGAGAAAtgtgatgtttatagttttggaGTGGTGACATTGGAAGTAATCATGGGTAGACATCCAGGCGATCTCATATCGTCTCTCACttcctcagcttcttcttcatcaagcaATTCAACAAGTTCATGTTGGCTCCTGAAACAAGCTCTAGATCAAAGAATTCCATACCCAGATGGTGACACACTAGGTCAAGTGGCTTTCATTGTAATGATGGCATTTACATGCTTGAGTGCAAAACCGGAGCATCGTCCAAACATGCAACGAGTGTCTCAAGAGATATCGGCATGTAGGTCAATCATGATAGGCCCGTGGGAGGACATAAAATTGAAAGAGCTAGTTGATCCCCGATGCTTCCCTTATTGACAGTTTGGTCTTTCTATAGCAGCTTGTGTAAGTAgttctctctcttatttctcttcCAAAGATGATATGCACTGTATCACTTATTTTCCCAATGATTAATTAACTACCTGAAAACAACTGCATATTTGCATTGTGTAATTTTAAACCAGATAAAATAGATCGTTGCAGATTCACCCGA
The sequence above is drawn from the Eucalyptus grandis isolate ANBG69807.140 chromosome 11, ASM1654582v1, whole genome shotgun sequence genome and encodes:
- the LOC104451798 gene encoding MDIS1-interacting receptor like kinase 2 — encoded protein: MNQLHKLVLSSNDIVGEIPKDLGKLKLLLELSLGCNHLEGHIPQELGGLLSLQKLEIARNNLSGSIRTELGGCSKLQFLNLSRNNLENSIPVEIGNLRSLRILDLSQNLLTGVIPGQLQQLYRLEILNFSHNQLSGLIESTFSDMVSLTSIDISYNELEGPLPNVLAFRNATIEDVRGNKGLCGVIASLNPCTATTSKGKNKNKKLLLILIPTLGCLLLLLLVVGISNIVCRRSRKIETSWNNGHNGNLWAILSFNGNVVYKSIIEATEEFDAKYCIGVGGHGSVYKAHLQTGETFAVKKFKEAAEVKIASQKAFEREIHALIEARHRNIIKLYGFCSSSQHSFLVYEFLESGNLKDVLNDEKRITTFDWNKRVNVIKGVAYALSYMHHECSPPIVHRDMSSKNILMDEEYEAHVSDFGTAKVLHPYSSN